From Staphylococcus delphini, one genomic window encodes:
- the lrgB gene encoding antiholin-like protein LrgB, with the protein MVNHLAIDTPYFGILLSVIPFLIATVLFKKTNGFFLFAPLFVAMVFGVAFLHFTGIPYEKYKIGGDIINFFLGPATISFAIPLYKKRDVLVKHWHRIIGGIGIGTVLALVGIFFVAKALQFGSDIIASMLPQAATTAIALPVSEGIGGIKELTSLAVILNAVIIYALGNKLLKWFHIDDPIARGLSLGTSGHTLGVAAAKELGPVEESMASIAIVLVGVVVVAVVPILTLIFF; encoded by the coding sequence ATGGTTAATCATCTCGCTATAGACACACCGTATTTCGGTATTTTATTATCAGTGATTCCATTTCTAATCGCAACTGTACTTTTTAAGAAAACAAATGGCTTTTTCTTATTCGCACCACTCTTTGTTGCGATGGTTTTCGGAGTAGCGTTCTTACACTTTACAGGTATTCCATATGAAAAGTACAAAATTGGTGGGGACATCATTAATTTCTTCCTTGGACCAGCGACGATTTCATTTGCGATTCCTTTATACAAAAAGCGTGATGTCTTGGTGAAACATTGGCATCGTATTATCGGCGGTATTGGAATTGGTACTGTATTGGCACTTGTTGGTATTTTCTTTGTCGCAAAAGCACTTCAATTCGGTAGTGACATTATCGCATCAATGCTTCCGCAAGCAGCAACAACAGCGATTGCACTACCTGTATCAGAAGGCATTGGCGGTATTAAAGAGTTGACATCATTAGCGGTTATTTTAAATGCGGTCATTATTTATGCGTTAGGTAATAAATTATTGAAATGGTTCCACATTGATGATCCGATTGCGAGAGGCTTATCTTTAGGAACGAGCGGACATACGTTAGGTGTAGCGGCAGCAAAAGAATTAGGACCAGTAGAGGAGTCAATGGCGAGCATCGCGATTGTACTGGTTGGGGTTGTCGTTGTAGCAGTTGTTCCGATTTTGACACTGATCTTCTTCTAG
- the dhaK gene encoding dihydroxyacetone kinase subunit DhaK, with the protein MKKLIQDKTHFLQDMLDGLKMTNPNIDVIADTVVVRQHKKTSGVALVSGGGSGHEPAHAGYVGEGMLDAAVCGEVFTSPTPDKVLEAIKAVDNGDGVLLIVKNYAGDVMNFEMAKDMAAMEDIQVEMVVVGDDIAIDDVEKRRGVAGTVFVHKYAGYLSERGKKLTELKTEVEALIEQIRTIGMALTPPAVPTTGKYGFDIEDHEMEIGIGIHGERGLERVPVEPVEQIVQRLIEQLKAEVTSDELIVMVNGMGGTPLSELDIVTKYVALQLEQEGKTVKGWFVGDYMTSLDMQGFSLTFVPYDEHVLSAFRAPTTSRFF; encoded by the coding sequence ATGAAAAAGTTAATCCAGGATAAAACGCACTTTTTGCAAGACATGCTAGACGGGTTGAAAATGACTAATCCGAACATTGATGTGATTGCAGATACGGTCGTTGTACGTCAGCATAAAAAAACGTCTGGTGTCGCATTAGTTTCTGGTGGCGGTAGTGGTCACGAACCTGCACATGCGGGCTATGTCGGCGAAGGTATGTTGGATGCTGCGGTATGTGGTGAAGTGTTTACCTCACCGACACCGGACAAAGTGTTAGAAGCCATTAAAGCGGTAGACAATGGAGACGGTGTGTTACTCATTGTTAAAAATTACGCTGGTGACGTCATGAACTTTGAAATGGCTAAAGATATGGCAGCGATGGAAGACATTCAAGTAGAAATGGTCGTCGTAGGTGATGACATTGCGATTGATGATGTTGAAAAACGTCGCGGTGTTGCAGGGACGGTCTTTGTTCATAAATATGCCGGTTATTTATCAGAGCGTGGCAAGAAATTAACAGAGCTGAAAACTGAAGTCGAAGCATTGATTGAGCAAATTCGTACAATTGGGATGGCTTTAACACCGCCTGCTGTACCAACGACAGGTAAGTATGGTTTCGATATTGAAGATCATGAAATGGAAATCGGTATTGGTATTCACGGTGAACGTGGGTTAGAACGTGTGCCAGTTGAACCGGTTGAACAAATTGTGCAACGTTTGATTGAACAATTGAAAGCTGAAGTGACAAGCGATGAATTGATTGTTATGGTCAATGGTATGGGCGGTACACCATTATCAGAATTAGATATTGTGACGAAATATGTCGCATTACAGTTAGAACAAGAAGGAAAAACTGTAAAAGGATGGTTTGTAGGTGATTATATGACATCACTCGATATGCAAGGCTTCTCATTAACTTTTGTTCCTTATGACGAACACGTATTATCAGCATTTCGCGCACCTACAACAAGTCGATTTTTTTAA
- the dhaL gene encoding dihydroxyacetone kinase subunit DhaL, translated as MDVATLKERLLALKETFETEEEALTELDRAIGDGDHGVNMRRGFEALPDQLDDSSMQALFKTTGMTLMSKVGGASGPLYGFSFVKMAQVSKDEIDHDNLVELLKAFEEAVAQRGKVTLNEKTMYDVIARAREAVEQGETVDLATLQSYADATRDIEATKGRASYFKKDSIGYIDPGAQSSVYILNALIGADEA; from the coding sequence ATGGACGTAGCAACTTTAAAAGAACGATTACTTGCATTAAAAGAAACATTTGAAACAGAAGAAGAGGCTTTGACAGAGTTAGACCGTGCGATTGGTGACGGGGACCACGGTGTGAATATGCGACGTGGTTTTGAAGCACTTCCTGACCAATTAGACGACAGCTCGATGCAAGCTTTATTCAAAACGACAGGGATGACGCTCATGTCGAAAGTGGGTGGCGCGTCTGGACCATTATACGGTTTTAGTTTTGTTAAAATGGCGCAAGTCTCAAAAGATGAGATTGATCATGACAACTTAGTCGAATTGTTAAAAGCATTTGAAGAAGCTGTGGCCCAACGCGGAAAAGTGACTTTGAATGAAAAAACAATGTATGACGTCATTGCACGTGCGAGAGAAGCAGTAGAACAAGGTGAGACTGTCGATTTAGCAACGTTACAATCTTATGCCGATGCGACACGTGATATCGAAGCGACGAAAGGCCGGGCATCATATTTTAAAAAAGATTCAATCGGGTATATTGATCCTGGTGCACAAAGTAGTGTTTACATTTTAAATGCACTGATAGGAGCTGATGAAGCGTGA
- the dhaM gene encoding dihydroxyacetone kinase phosphoryl donor subunit DhaM, which produces MTQIVLVSHSDKISEGTQELLAQMAQDVTVIAIGGIEGEIGTSFDDISAVLNDIDDDAICFFDIGSSEMNLDMAIEMYTGTHRIEKVDAPIVEGSFIAAVALSTGQTIDEAIASVDEAF; this is translated from the coding sequence GTGACACAAATCGTTTTAGTAAGTCACAGTGATAAAATTTCAGAAGGTACGCAAGAACTCCTTGCACAAATGGCACAAGATGTAACTGTCATCGCAATTGGTGGCATTGAAGGCGAAATCGGTACATCTTTTGATGACATTTCTGCAGTATTAAATGATATAGACGATGATGCGATTTGTTTTTTTGATATCGGCTCATCGGAAATGAATTTGGATATGGCAATTGAAATGTATACGGGGACACATCGTATTGAAAAAGTGGATGCCCCAATTGTAGAAGGCAGTTTCATTGCGGCAGTTGCCTTGTCGACAGGTCAAACGATAGATGAAGCCATCGCATCTGTCGACGAAGCATTTTAA
- a CDS encoding zinc ribbon domain-containing protein YjdM, whose translation MTTAIPNCPQCDSEYTYEDGGLYICPMCAYEWTNDALEAAAEQAVIRDANGNPLQDGDTVSVIRDLKIKGSSQMIKQGTKVKNIKLVDPEDGHDIDCKIPGFGQIGLKSEVVKKIK comes from the coding sequence ATGACAACCGCAATCCCAAACTGTCCGCAGTGTGATTCTGAATATACTTACGAAGATGGCGGACTTTACATTTGCCCGATGTGTGCGTATGAATGGACAAACGATGCACTCGAGGCAGCTGCTGAACAAGCCGTCATCCGTGATGCAAATGGTAATCCACTTCAAGATGGTGACACGGTGTCAGTCATTCGTGATTTAAAAATCAAAGGCAGTTCTCAAATGATTAAACAAGGTACAAAAGTAAAAAATATTAAACTCGTTGACCCTGAAGACGGCCACGATATCGACTGTAAGATTCCTGGTTTTGGGCAAATTGGTTTAAAATCTGAAGTTGTGAAAAAAATTAAATAA
- a CDS encoding NAD-dependent succinate-semialdehyde dehydrogenase: MTKFDVENPSTGAVIKTYAFTEEAEIHHKIERAYEAYLSWREVDAHERSRLLWQWSTLIKENREALAELITLEGGKPYQEALGEVDYAVGYVDWYAEEVKRIYGRTIPANTPDKKILVDKFPVGVVGAITPWNFPAAMITRKMAPALAAGCTIVCKPATQTPMTTIRLVELAHEAGIPEDAISYILASGKTAGKIFTEHELINKVTFTGSTPVGKKLIEQSAASVKNVTMELGGLAPLIVHKDADIEHAVEQTIKTKFRNAGQTCICANRIYVHEDIAEEYEKQLIEQVHALKVGDGMEKDVKVGPLINQKGVDKVIDHIQDAVEHGGRLSRELDDIQELGGNFLKPVVITNVNHDMKCMHEETFGPVAPVMRYSDIDEAIHLANDTEFGLASYFFTNDYRTGLYIYNNLHYGVVGWNDGAPSAPHAPFGGVKESGYGREGGIEGIEPYLETKYLSIGTKTK, encoded by the coding sequence ATGACAAAGTTTGATGTAGAAAACCCTTCAACAGGAGCAGTCATTAAAACTTATGCATTTACAGAAGAAGCTGAAATTCACCATAAAATTGAACGTGCGTACGAAGCGTATTTATCATGGCGTGAAGTCGATGCGCATGAGCGTTCACGTTTATTATGGCAATGGTCAACTTTAATTAAAGAGAACCGTGAAGCATTAGCAGAACTGATTACACTTGAAGGGGGCAAGCCTTATCAAGAAGCATTAGGTGAAGTGGATTACGCAGTCGGCTACGTGGATTGGTATGCCGAAGAAGTGAAGCGCATTTACGGTAGAACGATTCCAGCTAACACGCCAGATAAGAAAATTTTAGTGGATAAATTTCCAGTTGGTGTGGTAGGGGCAATTACACCGTGGAACTTCCCCGCTGCAATGATTACGCGTAAAATGGCACCCGCGCTCGCAGCAGGTTGTACGATTGTATGTAAACCAGCGACACAAACGCCAATGACGACGATTCGTTTAGTCGAATTAGCACATGAAGCGGGCATTCCTGAAGATGCGATTTCATACATTTTAGCGAGTGGTAAAACAGCAGGGAAAATTTTCACTGAACATGAACTGATTAACAAGGTGACTTTCACAGGCTCTACACCAGTCGGTAAAAAGTTGATCGAACAATCAGCGGCATCCGTTAAAAATGTCACAATGGAACTCGGCGGTCTGGCACCACTCATCGTGCATAAAGATGCCGACATTGAACATGCAGTCGAACAAACGATTAAAACAAAATTTAGAAATGCAGGCCAAACTTGTATTTGTGCCAACCGTATTTATGTACACGAAGATATTGCAGAAGAATACGAAAAACAACTGATTGAACAAGTCCACGCCTTAAAAGTAGGGGACGGTATGGAAAAAGATGTGAAAGTCGGACCGCTCATCAATCAAAAAGGGGTCGACAAAGTGATCGATCACATTCAAGATGCGGTGGAACATGGCGGTCGATTATCACGTGAATTAGACGATATTCAAGAACTCGGAGGCAACTTCTTGAAGCCAGTCGTCATTACCAATGTGAACCACGATATGAAATGTATGCATGAAGAAACATTTGGCCCAGTCGCACCAGTGATGCGTTATTCAGATATTGATGAAGCGATTCATTTAGCGAATGATACAGAATTTGGCTTGGCTTCTTACTTTTTCACGAACGATTATCGCACAGGACTTTATATTTACAATAACTTACATTACGGCGTCGTGGGTTGGAATGACGGCGCACCATCCGCACCACATGCGCCATTTGGTGGTGTGAAAGAAAGTGGTTACGGACGCGAAGGTGGTATTGAAGGTATCGAACCTTATCTTGAAACGAAATATCTTTCAATCGGTACAAAAACAAAATAA
- a CDS encoding antibiotic biosynthesis monooxygenase — MFMAENKLTLQKGTAEATMERFHRRQGIETIDGFIEMYVTQTNGLKEYDEVKILTVWQSEAAFREWLGSDVFKASHKNVRQHHEEKESPILNNKVSTYQIGYHYEKAHA; from the coding sequence ATGTTTATGGCAGAAAACAAATTGACATTACAAAAAGGGACAGCTGAGGCTACGATGGAACGATTCCACCGTCGTCAAGGTATTGAGACGATTGATGGATTTATCGAAATGTACGTGACGCAGACGAATGGTTTAAAAGAATACGATGAAGTGAAAATTTTAACAGTTTGGCAATCTGAAGCTGCATTTCGTGAATGGTTAGGGTCAGATGTGTTTAAAGCGTCACATAAAAATGTCAGACAGCATCATGAAGAGAAGGAAAGCCCGATTTTGAACAATAAAGTGTCTACATATCAAATTGGTTATCATTATGAAAAAGCACATGCATAG
- a CDS encoding alpha/beta fold hydrolase, giving the protein MKTYIEQDGRTVQKHYLTLNGHRQGVIIESRGTDKPILLVVHGGPGFPLYSFFRAHHIDLTDRYTVVFWDQRGTGMSYTRETVEMADLISDLYQLIQFLRHHFQQNQVYLMCHSFGTIIGTHAAHRYPEYIAAYIGMGQLGDVFRNEQCILHHLRFLAHEERNQRAIKQLNAIHLTRDFNQDCQYEKARQRYTARYHVGFSSRGYSVWRMFRVMMQTPYYRLMERINIVRGSLSTFEHLTSEMAHTNLNDIAQEIKVPFYILQGVHDMQTTYEDSKAFFEHVGSVEKRFYAFQDTAHAPFVDEPEKMIEIMHEIVDRHVTS; this is encoded by the coding sequence ATGAAAACTTACATAGAACAAGATGGACGCACAGTTCAGAAACACTATTTGACTTTAAATGGTCATCGCCAAGGTGTCATTATTGAATCAAGAGGTACAGATAAACCGATATTACTCGTTGTTCACGGTGGGCCAGGTTTTCCACTTTATTCCTTTTTTAGAGCTCATCATATTGACTTGACGGATCGTTACACCGTTGTATTTTGGGATCAGCGTGGGACGGGGATGTCTTACACGCGTGAAACAGTTGAAATGGCAGACTTGATTTCAGATTTGTATCAGCTGATTCAATTTTTGCGTCATCATTTTCAACAAAACCAAGTGTATTTGATGTGCCACTCATTTGGAACTATTATTGGCACACACGCCGCGCATCGTTATCCTGAATATATTGCCGCCTATATTGGTATGGGACAGCTCGGGGACGTTTTTCGTAATGAACAGTGTATTTTGCACCATTTACGCTTTTTAGCACATGAAGAACGCAATCAACGCGCGATTAAACAATTAAACGCGATTCATTTAACACGTGATTTTAACCAAGATTGCCAATATGAAAAGGCGAGACAACGCTATACTGCACGTTATCATGTCGGATTTTCAAGTCGTGGCTATTCCGTTTGGCGCATGTTTCGTGTGATGATGCAGACGCCGTATTACCGTTTAATGGAAAGAATTAATATTGTCAGAGGCAGTTTATCTACATTTGAACATTTAACGAGCGAAATGGCACATACGAATTTAAATGATATTGCCCAGGAAATAAAGGTGCCATTTTATATTTTACAAGGGGTACACGATATGCAGACGACATACGAAGACAGTAAAGCCTTTTTCGAGCATGTCGGGTCTGTAGAGAAACGTTTTTACGCGTTTCAAGATACGGCACATGCCCCGTTTGTCGATGAGCCTGAAAAAATGATCGAAATAATGCATGAAATTGTTGACCGTCACGTGACGTCATAG
- a CDS encoding MerR family transcriptional regulator: protein MSHYSTGELANMFGLSKRTIQYYDHQHILKPAFTDDNQYRMYTEREVEQLHLILVMKSLGLSLKEIKQMLSADGTLQTVRTLLTRKVEETEAEIRQQQLQLKQMKQMQQMILDSSRAPVKNLSDIEDAMKQKPQHQRLMKHMLWMGATATLFEVIGIGLSWKSRQVWPAVLGFGSAITVAQKMTHTYYQQVSYMCPNCQQQFKPPYRTWLFAPHTSQTRLLTCPNCGFKGYCTEIYDASIQS from the coding sequence ATGTCACATTATTCGACAGGTGAACTTGCGAATATGTTTGGACTTTCAAAAAGAACCATTCAGTATTATGATCATCAGCACATCTTAAAACCTGCTTTCACGGACGATAACCAATATCGGATGTATACGGAGCGTGAGGTGGAACAGTTGCATTTGATTTTAGTGATGAAGTCATTAGGTCTCAGTCTTAAAGAAATCAAGCAGATGTTGTCAGCGGATGGCACACTTCAAACGGTGCGTACATTATTAACGCGTAAAGTGGAAGAAACTGAGGCAGAAATTCGCCAACAACAACTGCAACTGAAACAAATGAAGCAAATGCAACAGATGATACTGGATTCATCACGTGCACCTGTTAAAAACCTTTCTGACATTGAAGATGCGATGAAACAAAAACCACAACATCAACGTCTTATGAAACATATGTTATGGATGGGAGCGACAGCCACTTTATTTGAAGTGATTGGGATTGGACTAAGTTGGAAATCTCGTCAAGTATGGCCAGCTGTTTTAGGATTTGGAAGTGCGATCACAGTAGCACAAAAAATGACACATACGTACTATCAGCAAGTCAGTTACATGTGTCCGAATTGCCAGCAGCAGTTTAAACCGCCATATCGAACATGGTTATTTGCACCTCATACGTCTCAAACAAGACTGTTGACTTGCCCGAACTGTGGCTTCAAAGGATATTGTACAGAAATTTACGATGCATCAATCCAATCATAA
- the spsA gene encoding LPXTG-anchored surface protein SpsA: protein MTERKSPSSQNMRHRLVKAGTVLLLVGSGLQMPSTLSHDMTAIAQTDTTDDLKTLRENADKKVKALQYLNTDYKNDFLSLIREYDTSSKNIEAIVDEAETANRLAHDAQSDDEIQPKLDAIDEKISALKAKVDEGQRESTEARENVTSTETKTAETEKRATSTEDENKVKQSSLAQTIVAPHHDQQDASALKDHIKNDVDALKQEHAARDNQLTPLQGIDSAITRIDHFVSENVENKSDNYFEEKRQHLQNFEQDIKKRTDISGTEKATLLEDAKTVANQLNAQNDTILTELQQSDDKRAAVEAILGEIFNAQEAAQRAKQIDVKGKTDQQLANQIHQQADTLIKTSSDDLLLGMLENNSNTQGLVESILRTRFDEQEAHKIAGEIMQGKPSNTTILDRLKDHFKANGKASGDDILNALINNTDADTEVIESILGGRLNAENAKLIADRVQQEKKKTHQNLKAIEDELSAQANRLLTLRKQLQQIRYNTKTDMNDLFAPLRRIANILGSGLNRDDMQSSGRTNDKLQQLLNRDHSLLDRDGGLFKHDFAPKPNIDPYQAINSQTASHGFLDGLFDQNGDFNLPNTGEIVKRTWLPLGVLVVAIGVLILTLRFHKKTRKQ, encoded by the coding sequence ATGACAGAACGAAAATCCCCTTCATCTCAAAACATGCGTCATCGTTTAGTCAAAGCTGGTACGGTCCTTTTATTGGTCGGTAGTGGACTGCAAATGCCTTCAACATTGTCACACGATATGACAGCGATAGCTCAGACAGATACGACTGATGATTTGAAAACATTACGTGAAAATGCAGATAAAAAAGTGAAGGCGTTACAATATTTAAATACGGATTATAAAAATGACTTTCTCTCGTTAATTCGTGAATATGATACGTCATCAAAAAATATTGAAGCGATTGTTGACGAAGCAGAAACAGCTAATCGTCTAGCGCATGATGCTCAATCGGATGATGAAATACAACCTAAATTAGATGCCATTGATGAAAAAATTAGCGCGTTAAAGGCAAAGGTTGATGAAGGTCAACGAGAATCAACTGAAGCGCGTGAAAATGTAACGTCAACAGAGACAAAGACTGCTGAAACCGAAAAAAGAGCGACATCAACAGAAGACGAGAACAAAGTAAAGCAATCTTCTTTAGCACAAACAATCGTAGCACCCCATCATGATCAACAAGATGCAAGTGCCCTGAAAGACCATATTAAGAACGATGTCGATGCACTTAAACAAGAACATGCAGCGCGAGACAACCAACTGACACCACTCCAAGGCATTGACAGTGCAATCACACGCATTGACCATTTCGTTTCAGAAAACGTGGAAAACAAGTCTGACAATTATTTTGAAGAAAAACGTCAACATCTACAAAACTTTGAACAAGACATTAAAAAACGTACGGACATTTCTGGGACTGAAAAGGCGACTTTGCTTGAGGATGCGAAAACGGTAGCGAATCAACTGAACGCGCAAAATGATACGATTTTAACGGAACTTCAACAAAGTGATGACAAACGTGCAGCAGTTGAAGCGATATTAGGTGAGATTTTTAATGCACAAGAAGCGGCTCAACGTGCGAAACAGATTGATGTTAAAGGTAAAACAGACCAACAATTGGCAAACCAAATTCATCAACAAGCGGACACACTTATCAAAACGTCGAGTGATGATTTATTGTTAGGCATGTTGGAAAATAATTCAAATACACAAGGTTTAGTGGAAAGCATTTTACGAACACGCTTTGACGAACAAGAAGCGCACAAAATTGCTGGCGAAATCATGCAAGGCAAACCGTCAAATACAACGATACTCGACCGTTTGAAAGACCATTTTAAAGCGAATGGTAAGGCAAGTGGAGATGATATTTTAAACGCGTTGATTAATAATACAGACGCAGATACTGAAGTGATTGAATCGATTCTAGGTGGGCGTCTTAACGCAGAAAATGCAAAATTGATTGCCGACCGTGTACAGCAAGAGAAAAAGAAGACACATCAAAACTTAAAGGCGATTGAAGACGAACTCAGTGCGCAAGCGAATCGATTGTTGACTTTACGGAAGCAATTGCAACAAATCCGTTACAATACGAAAACAGATATGAATGACTTGTTTGCACCGTTGCGTCGTATTGCGAATATTCTCGGTAGTGGTTTGAATCGTGACGACATGCAATCTTCAGGTCGTACGAATGACAAATTGCAGCAACTATTAAATCGTGATCATTCATTGTTAGATCGAGATGGTGGCTTATTCAAACATGATTTTGCGCCAAAGCCGAATATCGATCCATATCAAGCGATTAATAGTCAAACGGCATCACACGGCTTTTTAGATGGTTTGTTTGATCAAAATGGTGATTTCAATTTACCGAATACAGGTGAAATAGTGAAGCGGACTTGGCTGCCATTGGGTGTTTTAGTCGTTGCAATCGGCGTACTGATCTTAACGTTGAGATTTCATAAAAAAACACGCAAACAATAA